The DNA segment CTGAAGCACTATACATAAGAAATTCCACTTAAAAAGTGAATTATGGATACAGTGATTCTACCTCCATCTTCACAAAGAAATCCCAACACTCAATTGTCATCTTCATCAGCTTCCATGTTTGAAATATCAGGATCCTGTTGGATCTGACCTACCGCCATATCGAAGGCCTTTGGTGCATTTCTTGGATCATATTATGGAAGAGTTGTCTGAAAGGAAGTCTGCAATCAGAGTGAAAACGATTGAGATCTGATTTATGGCAGAGAACATTATACGGAAAGGAAACCTAAGACCTGCTACAATGCTAGCGGCGAGCGAAGGTGCTCGGTCGGCGGAGTAATGGCACCGTGCATGGATATCTCGGTGTCACAATACATACTGAGATTCGACGCCAGGCGTGGACACTGGCACATGCAATCCACAAAACATTTAATGTCGAACCAGGTTACGTCACGCTGATTCGCGGCATCCGATGACTGGTCTTTCACACCAATTGATGCATCATCCCTTGTCAGGTAGAGTGGAAATCGAAAAATATGGTTGATCACGCGATGCTCGGGCCATGTTCGAAGGCACATTTCTTCAAACACGTTTCGGTCGCAGATCGCCCATCGGAAGTAGCCGAGAAACAAAAGTTGAACAGTctgcttctcctttttttttcttcagagGAGTACATAATGCGAGCTAATTAGGCCGCAGAACTCGCCATGTAACGTAAGAGAGGAATTTTTTAGACCTGATCGTGGCTTCCCCATCATCCTCCGCTGAGCTAATAGGAAATCATGGCACCTGGAAGAACGATAAAGAGACAGATTAGCCATCCAGCGTAAACAGGATTGAtgtgacgagagagagagagagagagagagagaggtaagtaCAATCCATCATCCATCCTTCTTCTATGGAAGCTTGGACATCCACTGATGACGTAATCAGCGTTTCGGCTAATCGATCACGCAGCGGCAGGCGGTAGCCAACGAAAAGGCTATCTAATTGGTGGAATGTAGTGGGTCCCCCATTGTTAAAGTTATATAAATGTCAAGTTTACAGATAAACAAATACTACGCTGCCCTCTCGAATCTGACTTCATGGTTTATTCTTAAAAaaacatcataaatataataatataaaatatcactTCATGAAATCAGCAATTACTATATTAACCAAACATCATCCTCGAGCCATGATCCATAATAACAACTCTAATATAACAGCAAAAACATTCCTTGGGTAAGTTCATCATGATCACTCTAAAAATGAGTGGTCAAAACCAAACAGTACTAAATCAAGCAGATGGAGCGTTTGATTAGTCCATACAAACATGTTTTGGAAATTGATTAGAAAGCCAGACTGCGCTAATGCATAAGTCAGGGTAGCTAAACCAGAGCAATGCTGCTCTCACCACCAGGAGGCTTACGGACTCCACCGAAGTAGTCTCTGGAGGCAGCTTTCCCATCAGCAAAGATGTCGCTGCCGCTCATCTCTCTTAGCTTTGCCTCACTCAGTGGCTTCTCAGCAGATCCCGGGGGTGCATCTTCCTTGAATATGTCATTGCCCGTCAGCTCTTGGAACTTCTGAGTGTGGATCTTCTTTGTTGTCTCGGTGATGGTTTCCTCACTAAAAATGATATCGCTAGGACCCCCAGCCGGCTACAACACCAATTAAAAGTTTAACATGGTAAGCATTCAAAGAAAAGGTGAATGAACGACGGCATACTAATGAGAGCATTGTAGGTAATGAATAACAAAAACAAGCATTCAAATGAAAGACACACTTTAATGTAGAAAGAAGGTGAGAATAAATAAAATTGGAAGCCATGGTTAACTGATACTCTCACTTACGTTAGTTACTTTAACTGATGTATGTATGTTGCGAGGCTGCGGCAAGACGAAATCCAAGTGACCCCTCAGCTCCAAATTCCTTGCAGCTAACGGCCTGGCTGGAACCTCAGGAGGAGGACCAAAGATGTCATGCCCACTGAGCTCTTTGCTCTTCGCTTCAGACAGCTGCTTCTTGACTTTAGCATCCAACTCACTCTCAGTTGTTCCACTTAGCTCTCGTTGCTTTGCTACCTCAGCGATTGACGTAGGCTTCTTTGTGGAAACTGTCTCTTCAGCACTGAATGAGATCTGGCTAATTGCACTAACGGCTTGCTGATGGACAAAAATACAAATTAATTGATTTAATCTACATGCAATAATAGTAGTGACACACTCTAGGCATTTGAGGATCATCATGTGAAGTGAAATTATTATACATTACAAGCATGACTTGGATTAAGCAAAACCGCTATTGAACGATGCATAAAATAAGAAGAATAAATTCAGGTCTGATGAagtaaatgaattaaataatttaattgcaACATTCAAAATGCCAATGCTAACATTGAACTTGTTGTGTTGGTTAAGCAAATGCATAACCTTGGTCATTGTATATCACAAATCCTAACTTTGTTAAATTAATTTCTTGGCATTTGATTGGAATACAAATAAGAAAAGATTCAAGCATCAATAGGTCACCATCAATATTAAATAATGAATGAAAGGCTGGGTCCAAACAAACTAAAAAAGGTTACCTGACAAATTCGCACACTTGTCTTACTAATAGGATTTGAAACTGCATCGCCGGATTCCATTTTATCACTCTCACTCTCTGCTGCAAAGATACCACTTCCAGTCATCTCCCGCATTTTCGAGCTTGAACAGGGTTTCCTAGAAGACGGAAGGATTTTCAGTTTGCAACTGCATACAGACACAGAAAAGAAATCCTAGAAGACATGATACAAGGTGCACCAATTAGCTTGGC comes from the Musa acuminata AAA Group cultivar baxijiao chromosome BXJ1-10, Cavendish_Baxijiao_AAA, whole genome shotgun sequence genome and includes:
- the LOC103969125 gene encoding uncharacterized protein LOC103969125, with product MDRSTPVRKSHTSTADLLTWSETQPTAADQATPPSRRTLKPAGGITPVMFGAQMSAEEAESLNKRKPCSSSKMREMTGSGIFAAESESDKMESGDAVSNPISKTSVRICQQAVSAISQISFSAEETVSTKKPTSIAEVAKQRELSGTTESELDAKVKKQLSEAKSKELSGHDIFGPPPEVPARPLAARNLELRGHLDFVLPQPRNIHTSVKVTNPAGGPSDIIFSEETITETTKKIHTQKFQELTGNDIFKEDAPPGSAEKPLSEAKLREMSGSDIFADGKAASRDYFGGVRKPPGGESSIALV